One Phaseolus vulgaris cultivar G19833 chromosome 11, P. vulgaris v2.0, whole genome shotgun sequence genomic window carries:
- the LOC137825569 gene encoding ubiquitin-conjugating enzyme E2 35-like encodes MANSNLPRRIIKETQRLLSEPAPGISASPSEDNMRYFNVMILGPTQSPYEGGVFKLELFLPEEYPMAAPKVRFLTKIYHPNIDKLGRICLDILKDKWSPALQIRTVLLSIQALLSAPNPDDPLSENIAKHWKSSEVEAVETAKEWTRLYASDA; translated from the exons ATGGCCAACAGCAATCTTCCTCGAAGAATCATCAAG GAAACTCAGCGTTTGCTCAGTGAGCCAG CTCCTGGAATTAGCGCTTCCCCTTCCGAAGACAATATGAGATATTTCAATGTGATGATCCTTGGGCCAACCCAGTCACCTTACGAAG GAGGAGTATTTAAGTTAGAACTATTTTTGCCAGAAGAATATCCGATGGCTGCTCCGAag GTTCGGTTTCTAACAAAAATATATCATCCAAACATTGATAAG CTTGGCAGAATATGTCTTGATATTCTGAAAGATAAGTGGAGTCCTGCTCTTCAGATTCGTACTGTTCTATTAAG CATTCAAGCTCTATTGAGCGCACCAAACCCAGATGATCCACTTTCTGAAAACATTGCCAAGCATTGGAAATCTAGTGAGGTCGAAGCTGTTGAAACAG CGAAGGAATGGACCCGATTATATGCTAGTGACGCCTGA
- the LOC137808561 gene encoding uncharacterized protein, with translation MKRALLSKNKFKFFSGEIPEPTRKSKQYEAWEHCNVIVISWINRSLVTQIAQSAIYIDNARDLWEDLKERFSNINHFHTSDLLQEINSIRQGERSISEYYTNSIILWEEMDSLRPIPTCIYSSKCTCRLSKIILEYRESERVVFSERARRHL, from the coding sequence ATGAAAAGGGCTTTGCTCTCGaagaacaaatttaaatttttcagtGGAGAAATTCCAGAACCAACACGCAAGAGCAAGCAATACGAAGCATGGGAACACTGCAATGTCATTGTGATTTCGTGGATTAATCGAAGCCTGGTCACACAAATTGCTCAAAGCGCCATTTACATTGACAACGCAAGGGATTTATGGGAAGATCTGAAGGAGAGATTTTCCAACATCAACCATTTCCACACTTctgatctccttcaagaaatAAATTCGATCAGGCAGGGGGAGAGAAGCATTTCTGAGTATTACACAAATTCCATAATATTGTGGGAAGAAATGGATTCATTGCGACCCATTCCTACATGCATCTATAGTTCCAAATGCACCTGCAGATTGTCCAAGATCATCCTTGAATACAGAGAATCAGAAAGAGTTGTCTTTTCTGAAAGGGCTCGGAGACACTTATAA